In one window of Vicinamibacteria bacterium DNA:
- a CDS encoding alginate lyase family protein → MRLSQIVRWGLRRPPRAVARRVAYELAAQAERFLAPRRARRFSREALLRATGAPDIDSLWRRLSERPYPAYTRPVSPEAYRDLCPGDEERILAAAEDARAHRVSLLGSGPVELGPRFDWSADFKSGVAWPRRFMRDIAYVNPDDASDVKVPWELSRLQWLIPCGQAYLLTRDERQAQAVRGVLEDWIAANPYAKSINWACAMEAALRILTWTWFFRVFHASPSWTDPLFRERFLCALYLHGDFTERHLEISDVNGNHCTADAAGLVFAELFFGPGRDAPRWGQRGWSILSQEIARQTSVDGVDFEGSVAYHRLVLELFLLPALYREAFDLEVPNEYRERVVEMARFSATYSRPDGSVPLWGDADDARALPLGGQSLNDHRYLSGLVGAAWGVPDLRESFGGSRSEILWLLGPSVAGSLSPTDGPLRSPPSRAFPEGGYYVLRNDRDHVFIDCGPVGFAGRGGHGHNDCLSLEAVLDRTHLVSDCGAYLYSASFAERNLFRSSASHNTPCVDGEEINRFRPEELWTLDYDARPEVRRFKTGTGADTFCGSHAGYRRLAPPVTPVRTIVLDHERHTLVIQDAFEGDGRHRITIPLHLAPGVAVRKEGQGLLLLEAGNKLFTLSWSPSEAWSLEVGEGRVSPSYGVALPVVRLVWSREGPLDQTLTVRLGPESPSP, encoded by the coding sequence GTGAGACTCTCGCAAATCGTCCGATGGGGCCTGCGCCGGCCACCCCGGGCCGTGGCCCGGCGCGTGGCCTACGAACTTGCGGCTCAGGCCGAGCGGTTCCTGGCTCCGCGCCGTGCGCGCCGCTTCAGCCGAGAGGCTCTTCTGCGCGCCACGGGGGCTCCCGATATTGACTCGCTCTGGCGACGGCTGAGCGAGCGACCTTATCCCGCCTACACAAGGCCAGTGTCGCCCGAGGCCTATCGCGACCTCTGCCCTGGAGATGAGGAGCGCATTCTCGCCGCGGCCGAAGACGCACGCGCCCATCGAGTCAGTCTCCTGGGGTCCGGTCCCGTCGAACTCGGACCCCGCTTCGACTGGTCCGCGGACTTCAAATCGGGTGTCGCCTGGCCCCGCCGCTTCATGCGCGACATTGCCTACGTCAACCCGGATGACGCAAGCGATGTCAAGGTGCCCTGGGAGCTCTCGCGCCTGCAATGGCTGATTCCCTGCGGCCAGGCATACCTCCTTACCCGGGACGAGCGCCAGGCACAGGCTGTGCGCGGCGTGCTCGAAGACTGGATCGCCGCCAACCCCTACGCAAAGAGCATCAACTGGGCGTGCGCGATGGAGGCCGCGCTCCGGATCCTGACCTGGACCTGGTTCTTCCGGGTCTTCCATGCGAGCCCGTCCTGGACCGACCCTCTCTTCCGCGAACGCTTCCTGTGTGCCCTCTATCTCCACGGCGACTTCACGGAGCGGCATCTCGAGATCTCGGACGTGAACGGCAACCATTGCACCGCGGACGCGGCTGGCCTTGTCTTCGCCGAGCTATTCTTTGGCCCCGGGAGGGATGCCCCCCGCTGGGGGCAAAGGGGGTGGTCGATCCTCTCCCAAGAGATCGCCCGCCAGACTTCCGTCGACGGGGTCGATTTCGAGGGCTCGGTTGCGTACCACCGCCTGGTCTTGGAGCTATTCCTGCTTCCCGCCCTCTATCGTGAGGCCTTCGACCTGGAGGTGCCCAACGAGTACCGCGAGCGCGTAGTGGAGATGGCTCGCTTCAGCGCCACCTACTCGCGGCCCGACGGCTCCGTCCCCCTCTGGGGTGATGCGGATGACGCGCGGGCCCTGCCCCTGGGTGGTCAGAGCCTGAACGACCACCGTTATCTGTCTGGCCTGGTGGGCGCGGCCTGGGGTGTCCCCGACCTCCGCGAGAGTTTTGGCGGCAGCCGGAGTGAGATCCTCTGGCTCTTGGGCCCGAGCGTGGCCGGTAGCCTTTCCCCCACCGACGGCCCGCTGCGGTCGCCCCCGTCCCGGGCCTTCCCGGAAGGTGGGTACTACGTCCTGCGCAACGACCGTGATCACGTCTTCATCGATTGTGGCCCCGTGGGGTTCGCCGGCCGGGGTGGGCATGGCCACAACGATTGCCTCTCTCTGGAGGCGGTCCTGGACCGGACCCATCTTGTTTCCGATTGCGGAGCCTACCTCTACTCTGCCTCCTTCGCGGAGCGCAATCTGTTCCGGTCCTCCGCCTCCCACAACACTCCTTGCGTGGACGGCGAGGAGATCAACCGCTTTCGGCCGGAGGAGCTGTGGACCCTCGACTACGACGCGCGGCCGGAAGTGCGGCGCTTCAAGACCGGAACGGGAGCGGACACCTTCTGCGGCTCGCACGCCGGCTACCGCCGCCTGGCCCCGCCGGTCACGCCGGTGAGAACGATCGTCCTGGACCATGAGCGCCACACGCTCGTCATCCAGGACGCCTTCGAAGGCGATGGTCGCCATCGCATCACGATTCCCCTTCACTTGGCCCCCGGAGTCGCGGTGCGCAAGGAAGGTCAAGGGCTTCTCTTGCTTGAGGCCGGCAACAAACTCTTCACTCTCTCCTGGAGCCCCTCCGAAGCCTGGTCCCTGGAGGTTGGAGAGGGCCGCGTGTCCCCGAGCTATGGCGTCGCCCTGCCCGTGGTGCGGCTCGTCTGGTCGCGCGAAGGCCCGTTGGACCAGACCCTGACCGTCCGCCTGGGGCCGGAGTCACCGAGCCCGTGA
- a CDS encoding bifunctional glycosyltransferase/class I SAM-dependent methyltransferase, which translates to MGRTPQNTERPSPADPLARKPRLLIFVVAYNAESTIDQVLGRIPRALAGEYEVEVLVLDDSSQDRTFERSGEIKRGGGLPFPLHVLFNPVNQGYGGNQKIGYHFAIEEGFDFVALVHGDGQYAPECLPDLVRPLREGEADAVFGSRMLERGAALAGGMPLYKFVGNRILSWFQNQMLGTSLSEFHSGYRVYSVQALKRIPFGLNTNDFHFDTEIIIQLLFAKQRIKELAIPTYYGDEISRVNGLKYAWHVAKAVLVARTQRMGLFYDRRFDSEPAATDNVHYQLKLGYLSPHTLALRKIPRGARVLDLGCAGGYVAALLREHNGCHVTGVDYSPPGPGVELDHFLLHDLNDGFPPVDPAEFDYVLLLDVIEHLVSPEGFVERLRETMKLAPNTKLFVSTANVGFFINRVMLLFGQFNYGKRGILDLTHKRLFTFESFRRLFEQAGFRVVEARAIPGPFPLALGENGLSRALLALNEALNRMAKGLFAYQAFLVVEPLPSLEYLLREAHAHSARRSAATEVPTSSPR; encoded by the coding sequence TTGGGTCGCACCCCTCAGAACACCGAACGGCCTTCCCCGGCGGACCCGCTCGCCCGCAAGCCGCGCCTCCTGATCTTCGTGGTTGCTTACAACGCGGAAAGCACCATCGACCAGGTCCTGGGCCGCATACCCCGTGCACTGGCCGGGGAGTACGAGGTCGAAGTACTGGTTCTGGACGACTCCTCCCAAGACCGTACGTTCGAGAGGAGCGGCGAGATAAAGCGCGGGGGCGGTCTGCCCTTCCCTCTGCACGTCCTCTTCAACCCCGTGAACCAGGGCTACGGTGGCAACCAGAAGATCGGCTATCACTTCGCCATTGAAGAGGGCTTCGACTTTGTGGCCCTCGTCCACGGGGACGGGCAGTACGCGCCGGAGTGCCTGCCCGACCTGGTGCGGCCTCTGCGCGAGGGGGAGGCGGACGCGGTGTTCGGCTCCCGCATGCTGGAGCGGGGGGCGGCCCTGGCCGGGGGCATGCCCTTATACAAGTTCGTCGGCAACCGGATCCTCAGTTGGTTCCAGAACCAGATGCTGGGCACCTCCTTGAGCGAGTTCCACTCCGGATACCGCGTCTACTCCGTCCAGGCTCTGAAGCGGATCCCGTTTGGCCTCAACACCAACGACTTCCACTTCGACACCGAGATCATCATCCAGCTTCTGTTCGCGAAGCAGAGGATCAAGGAGCTCGCGATCCCCACCTACTACGGGGACGAGATCTCGCGCGTCAACGGGCTGAAGTACGCCTGGCACGTGGCGAAGGCAGTGCTCGTGGCCCGCACGCAACGGATGGGTCTGTTCTACGACCGCCGCTTCGACTCCGAGCCCGCCGCAACCGACAATGTCCACTACCAATTGAAGCTCGGCTACCTGAGCCCACACACCCTGGCCTTGAGGAAGATACCGCGCGGGGCGCGGGTCCTCGATCTGGGTTGCGCCGGAGGCTACGTGGCCGCGCTCCTCCGGGAACACAACGGCTGCCACGTCACGGGGGTGGACTACTCGCCGCCTGGACCGGGAGTGGAGCTGGACCACTTCCTTCTGCACGATCTGAACGATGGCTTCCCCCCTGTCGACCCCGCCGAGTTCGATTACGTCCTGCTGCTGGATGTGATTGAGCACCTCGTCTCCCCGGAGGGCTTCGTCGAGCGCTTGCGCGAGACCATGAAGCTGGCTCCGAACACGAAGCTGTTCGTCAGCACCGCCAATGTCGGCTTCTTCATCAACCGGGTGATGCTGCTCTTCGGGCAGTTCAACTACGGGAAGCGGGGAATCCTGGATCTCACCCACAAGCGGCTGTTCACGTTTGAGTCGTTCCGTCGGCTGTTCGAGCAGGCCGGGTTCCGCGTCGTGGAGGCGCGGGCCATCCCGGGCCCCTTTCCACTCGCCCTCGGCGAGAACGGCCTCAGCCGGGCCCTCCTCGCGCTCAACGAGGCCTTGAACCGAATGGCCAAGGGGCTCTTCGCCTACCAGGCTTTCCTGGTGGTCGAGCCGCTGCCCTCCCTGGAGTACCTGCTGCGCGAGGCCCACGCCCACTCGGCCCGGCGGTCCGCGGCGACGGAAGTGCCTACTTCGTCGCCTCGATGA
- a CDS encoding class I SAM-dependent methyltransferase — translation MTDKQRVRDFWEQAPCGEVYARGDELPERLEAQARARYRLEPYLPVFARFAEGRGKDVLELGVGMGADHLEWARSGPRSLTGIDLTPNAVAYTDRRLRLFGLASRLLVADAERLPLPGEAFDLVYSWGVIHHSPDTPAAALEIRRVLRPGGQARVMIYHRHSLVGYMLWLRYGLLTGRPRLGLRETYARHLESPGTKAYSPEEARKLFAGFSEVSVRTLLSPGDLLQGAVGQRHRSILLTAAKALYPRWAVRRLLAHHGLYLLIEATK, via the coding sequence GTGACCGACAAGCAGCGCGTCCGCGACTTCTGGGAGCAGGCCCCTTGCGGCGAGGTCTACGCGCGGGGAGACGAGCTCCCCGAGCGCCTGGAGGCGCAGGCCCGAGCCCGCTACCGGCTCGAGCCCTATCTCCCCGTGTTCGCTCGCTTCGCGGAGGGGCGCGGCAAGGACGTGCTCGAGCTCGGGGTGGGCATGGGCGCCGATCACCTGGAGTGGGCGCGGTCAGGACCGCGGTCCCTGACCGGGATTGACCTCACTCCGAACGCCGTGGCCTACACGGACCGGCGACTTCGCCTCTTCGGGCTGGCCTCCCGCCTGCTCGTAGCGGACGCGGAACGGCTCCCTCTTCCGGGTGAGGCTTTCGACCTCGTCTACTCCTGGGGCGTGATCCACCATTCGCCCGACACCCCCGCGGCCGCGCTCGAGATTCGCCGGGTCTTGAGGCCGGGCGGCCAGGCACGGGTGATGATCTACCACCGTCACTCGCTGGTGGGTTACATGCTCTGGCTCCGCTACGGGCTGCTCACGGGTCGTCCCCGGCTGGGGCTGCGCGAGACCTACGCCCGCCACTTGGAGAGCCCGGGCACCAAGGCCTACTCGCCGGAGGAGGCGCGCAAGCTGTTCGCCGGCTTCTCCGAGGTCAGCGTGCGAACGCTGCTGAGCCCCGGGGACTTGCTCCAAGGCGCGGTCGGGCAGCGTCATCGGAGCATTCTCCTAACCGCCGCCAAGGCACTCTATCCCCGGTGGGCGGTGAGGCGCCTCCTCGCCCACCACGGCCTCTACTTGCTCATCGAGGCGACGAAGTAG
- a CDS encoding glycosyltransferase has protein sequence MTPVLVLSPTPPDSEIRRSFQDRFGPEISFVDLPGLRRTSLRESWRNLRRHPVGCAVVTGTAGELRLFCDYLVVLAFCVPADRREVWPPGQEGTPLGGGNLVRSLVRIVAGLLAGSFTLARAWFRVRSLQSKHLPHQALGASRRCLYLKPTLTFGASVGGSVAHVSGVVNAFLRMGVQLRLVAAHEQALVNPAAEQVVVPPDFLISFPYELNQHRYQSAFLSQAETHLLEIRPDFIYQRYSLNDATGVILRQRHRLPLVLEFNGSEVWAQRHWGRPLRFEALAGAFERLNLKHADLVVVVSQALVEQAVSLGAAPERILFYPNCIDPAVFDPTRFEESNRQQVREALGIPLEADLLTFVGTFGQWHGTDVLAGAIRKLIDEDRAWLERRRVHFLLVGDGVLAPKVRAILGLALGAPFVTLAGLRPQADTPGILAASEILLSPHVPNPDGTPFFGSPTKLFEYMAMGKLILASDLDQIGWVLKGWRPGTPPPADGAASGAAALLVKPGSLEELGEGIRRAVEMPIPEREALGATARRLALASFTWDKNVAAVLARTREATDAPPIPPTP, from the coding sequence ATGACTCCCGTTCTCGTCCTCTCCCCGACGCCCCCCGACTCCGAAATACGACGGTCGTTCCAGGACCGCTTCGGGCCCGAGATATCGTTCGTCGACCTGCCGGGTCTCCGGCGCACGAGCCTGCGCGAGAGCTGGCGCAATCTCCGCCGGCATCCGGTGGGCTGCGCGGTCGTGACCGGCACTGCCGGGGAGCTGCGCCTCTTCTGCGATTATTTGGTGGTCCTCGCCTTCTGCGTCCCTGCCGACCGGCGCGAGGTCTGGCCACCCGGGCAGGAGGGGACGCCCCTCGGAGGCGGCAATCTCGTTCGTTCCCTCGTCCGGATTGTGGCTGGTCTATTGGCGGGCTCCTTCACCTTGGCCCGGGCCTGGTTTCGGGTCCGCTCGCTCCAGAGCAAGCACCTCCCCCACCAGGCCCTGGGCGCGTCCCGTCGCTGCCTGTACCTCAAGCCAACCCTGACGTTCGGCGCCAGTGTTGGCGGCTCGGTCGCCCATGTGTCGGGGGTGGTCAACGCCTTCTTGAGAATGGGCGTTCAGCTCCGGCTTGTGGCCGCACATGAGCAAGCGCTGGTAAACCCGGCCGCCGAGCAGGTGGTGGTGCCGCCCGATTTTCTCATCTCCTTTCCCTACGAACTCAACCAGCACCGATATCAATCGGCATTCCTGTCGCAGGCGGAAACGCACCTGCTCGAGATCCGGCCTGATTTTATCTACCAGCGCTACTCCCTCAACGACGCCACGGGCGTGATCCTGCGGCAGCGCCATCGCCTGCCCTTGGTCCTGGAGTTCAACGGGTCCGAAGTCTGGGCTCAGCGGCACTGGGGCCGCCCCCTTCGTTTCGAGGCGCTAGCCGGCGCCTTTGAACGGCTCAACTTGAAGCATGCGGACTTGGTGGTCGTGGTGTCGCAGGCGCTCGTAGAGCAGGCGGTCTCGCTGGGAGCGGCACCCGAGCGGATCCTCTTCTATCCCAACTGCATCGATCCCGCCGTTTTCGACCCCACGCGTTTCGAGGAGAGCAACCGCCAGCAGGTCCGGGAGGCGCTCGGGATCCCGCTCGAGGCCGACCTCCTGACCTTCGTGGGCACCTTCGGCCAATGGCACGGCACCGACGTGCTCGCGGGCGCGATCCGGAAGCTCATAGACGAGGACCGGGCCTGGCTGGAACGAAGGAGGGTTCATTTCCTTCTGGTGGGCGACGGCGTGCTCGCTCCCAAGGTCCGCGCGATTCTGGGACTGGCCCTGGGTGCGCCCTTCGTGACCCTGGCCGGGCTGCGCCCCCAGGCAGACACCCCCGGCATCCTGGCCGCTTCCGAAATACTGCTCTCGCCGCACGTGCCAAACCCCGATGGCACGCCTTTCTTCGGAAGCCCCACCAAGCTCTTCGAGTACATGGCCATGGGCAAGTTGATCCTGGCGTCCGACCTCGACCAGATCGGCTGGGTCTTGAAAGGGTGGCGGCCGGGGACGCCGCCTCCCGCGGACGGAGCCGCGTCAGGGGCCGCCGCGCTCCTCGTCAAACCAGGGAGCCTGGAGGAGCTCGGGGAAGGAATCCGGCGGGCGGTGGAGATGCCCATCCCGGAGCGGGAGGCGCTCGGCGCTACGGCCCGCCGACTCGCCCTTGCGTCCTTCACCTGGGACAAGAACGTGGCGGCGGTGCTCGCGCGGACTCGGGAGGCTACCGACGCTCCACCGATCCCGCCCACTCCGTGA
- a CDS encoding polysaccharide biosynthesis C-terminal domain-containing protein: protein MSPVANGLWARSWDRVSHQLGEEWASYGRLYAARLVGVVAGMVLAVFSARALRPQGRGEFAALATATLVTAQILNLGLSSSLVVLFSRRPRRITRYRPYLYVLPGLSMLLLAVAGAGIWLLAPSAVYLLVWWPFCTIWIPLQLLGLHQAAALLATLGSKPLARIELTGRVTSVCLAGLSLLLFPASLPWFVGALIAADALVAFLGARHLARAFPLVTARSRHPTAFFKAALRLGFRAYPLLFLPFLLVKSDILLMRAFRGSGETGVYSIASQIIDIAQILPITIAAVALPSIVRHANPKQALLRLLRPTFALVLSLVVALVAFGYWGIVWIFGHAYADAYPALLLLLPGFVCLALQGLLSQYFGARGFPVVLSLYWFLGLAVNVSLNFILLPRFGLLAASVTSSLSYALVFGLSARLFVQERSGGDVLLRKRG, encoded by the coding sequence ATGTCACCGGTTGCGAACGGACTCTGGGCGCGTAGCTGGGACCGGGTGTCCCATCAGCTCGGGGAGGAGTGGGCCTCCTACGGACGGCTCTATGCGGCCCGCTTGGTTGGCGTGGTGGCGGGAATGGTGCTCGCAGTGTTCTCAGCCCGGGCGCTCCGGCCCCAGGGACGAGGCGAGTTCGCGGCTCTTGCCACGGCTACTCTGGTGACGGCCCAGATCCTGAACCTCGGCCTCTCTTCGTCCCTGGTCGTTCTCTTCTCGCGCCGGCCTCGTCGCATAACCCGCTATCGCCCCTACCTCTACGTGCTCCCCGGCCTTTCCATGCTCCTGCTCGCGGTCGCGGGAGCCGGCATCTGGCTCCTAGCGCCGTCGGCCGTGTACCTTCTTGTTTGGTGGCCTTTCTGCACGATCTGGATCCCCCTGCAGCTCCTCGGCCTCCACCAAGCCGCCGCCCTCCTGGCCACGCTAGGCTCGAAGCCGCTGGCCCGGATCGAGTTGACGGGCCGGGTCACCTCCGTTTGTCTGGCCGGGCTATCTCTGCTCCTCTTCCCCGCCTCTCTTCCCTGGTTCGTGGGGGCTCTGATCGCGGCCGATGCCCTGGTGGCCTTCCTGGGCGCCCGCCACCTGGCGCGGGCCTTCCCCCTTGTCACGGCTCGCTCTCGGCATCCGACCGCGTTCTTCAAGGCCGCCCTGCGCCTCGGCTTCCGGGCCTACCCTCTGCTCTTCCTTCCCTTCCTGCTCGTGAAGTCGGACATCCTGCTCATGCGCGCCTTCCGCGGTTCGGGAGAGACGGGGGTCTACTCGATCGCGTCCCAGATCATCGATATCGCGCAGATCCTGCCCATAACGATCGCGGCCGTGGCCCTTCCCTCCATCGTGCGTCACGCTAACCCGAAGCAAGCCCTCCTACGCCTTCTCCGTCCGACCTTCGCTCTTGTTCTCTCCCTGGTCGTGGCTCTTGTGGCCTTTGGCTATTGGGGGATCGTCTGGATTTTCGGGCACGCCTATGCGGATGCCTACCCTGCTCTTCTGCTCCTCCTTCCGGGGTTCGTATGCTTAGCCCTCCAAGGCCTCCTCTCCCAGTACTTTGGCGCCCGCGGCTTCCCGGTGGTCCTCTCCCTTTACTGGTTCCTCGGCCTGGCCGTCAATGTCTCCCTCAACTTCATCCTGCTCCCACGCTTCGGGTTGCTGGCGGCTTCTGTGACCAGCAGCCTGAGTTACGCCCTGGTGTTTGGACTCTCGGCCAGGCTGTTCGTGCAAGAACGGTCGGGCGGGGACGTCCTCCTGAGGAAGCGAGGGTGA
- a CDS encoding methyltransferase domain-containing protein, translated as MPEFADKLEVQKQWNADPCGSSTAREHESGSAAFFHKVETERYDIYAPWMRMAIGFEAYRGKRVLEIGPGLGTDHAQFARAGAEMYALDLTARHLELTRRHFELEGLVTRLVRGDAEALPFEADYFDVVYSFGVLHHTPGTQAAIDEVRRVLRPGGLAIVGLYHKHSAFYWICTMLLRGVIRGELRKKGYRRLLADIEYRSTDSDAVPLVKVLTRRDCRRLFADFAETRIRADQIDYAHFWPSLPPATGASRRLLERFAHRWGWYLTVFSLK; from the coding sequence ATGCCGGAGTTTGCAGACAAGCTGGAGGTCCAGAAGCAGTGGAACGCCGATCCCTGCGGGTCGTCCACGGCACGGGAGCACGAGTCGGGCTCCGCCGCCTTCTTCCACAAGGTGGAGACAGAGCGCTACGACATCTACGCTCCCTGGATGCGTATGGCCATTGGCTTCGAGGCTTACCGGGGGAAGAGAGTCCTTGAGATCGGACCCGGGCTCGGCACCGACCACGCCCAGTTCGCGCGGGCCGGCGCGGAGATGTACGCCTTGGACCTTACGGCCCGGCATCTGGAGCTGACCCGCCGCCACTTTGAGCTCGAGGGCCTGGTCACCCGACTTGTACGGGGGGACGCCGAAGCCCTCCCCTTCGAGGCGGACTATTTCGATGTCGTATATTCGTTTGGCGTTCTGCATCACACGCCCGGGACGCAAGCGGCCATCGACGAGGTCCGCCGCGTCCTCCGACCCGGCGGCCTGGCCATCGTTGGCCTGTACCACAAGCACTCGGCCTTCTACTGGATCTGCACTATGCTCCTGCGAGGCGTCATACGAGGTGAACTCCGGAAGAAGGGGTATCGCCGGCTCCTGGCCGACATCGAGTACCGATCGACGGACTCCGATGCCGTGCCTTTGGTCAAGGTCCTGACTCGCCGTGACTGCCGGCGGCTCTTCGCGGACTTTGCAGAGACAAGGATCCGCGCCGACCAGATCGATTACGCACATTTCTGGCCCTCGCTTCCGCCCGCGACCGGCGCCTCCCGGCGCCTCCTGGAGAGGTTCGCCCATCGCTGGGGCTGGTACCTCACGGTGTTCTCGCTGAAGTGA